The following proteins come from a genomic window of Misgurnus anguillicaudatus chromosome 10, ASM2758022v2, whole genome shotgun sequence:
- the fam110d gene encoding protein FAM110C — MKPLTPIGSPSPLRLLNKGPDYLRRQMDAGCRGRSISAVERLEADKAKYVKSQQVINTKQEPVLVPCATPPPLPRRNFTVSTPSTPVLSPRRQTLPSSSSQLSEDDSRKENFQSEADVEARDRNNANKPPTPSQRTPISKPLVAPHSAPMMRRSTGKRMLRPDSLVIYRQKKECKSPGSGGGNVNMEARGYSFVRRLFQGSMREKNTAHETAQKMVINEEKAASSRDGDSRMSWSNDKDTDGGNETRRSSRSDRESSTPQIDNTGFLDKQTKNSVHNSLRNTVGNCNKNDMDPWKPIVSRMRSDLKRSKSDLRLRCSLAVSEQERFFDFCGLDLDMVERLGPDNFLTGASSVDTLSLLLRSVGGGSEPSEFSRHSGEGLFQEELTEQIPTGVSIIERNARVIKWLYGCKNAAVQEGPKESTV; from the coding sequence ATGAAACCCTTAACCCCCATTGGTTCGCCCTCTCCTCTCCGGCTCCTAAACAAGGGCCCCGATTACCTGCGCAGGCAGATGGACGCTGGATGCAGGGGTCGATCCATCAGTGCCGTTGAACGACTAGAGGCCGACAAAGCTAAATATGTAAAGAGTCAACAAGTCATCAATACCAAACAAGAGCCTGTTTTAGTGCCCTGTGCCACCCCTCCACCCCTGCCCCGTCGCAACTTCACCGTGTCCACACCCTCAACACCCGTTCTTTCTCCACGAAGACAAACACTTCCCTCCTCTTCATCGCAGCTCTCAGAGGACGACTCTAGGAAAGAGAATTTTCAGTCCGAAGCTGATGTGGAAGCACGCGATCGCAACAATGCAAACAAGCCCCCCACTCCTTCCCAAAGAACCCCGATCTCTAAGCCGTTAGTCGCCCCGCACAGCGCTCCGATGATGCGAAGGAGCACCGGCAAACGAATGCTGCGTCCCGACTCGCTGGTCATCTACAGACAGAAGAAAGAATGTAAGAGCCCCGGCAGCGGTGGTGGAAACGTCAACATGGAGGCGAGGGGCTACAGCTTCGTCCGAAGGCTCTTCCAGGGATCGATGCGTGAGAAAAACACAGCGCACGAAACGGCTCAAAAGATGGTGATAAACGAAGAGAAGGCTGCTTCTTCTCGCGATGGTGACTCACGGATGTCCTGGTCCAACGACAAAGACACCGACGGCGGTAATGAGACCAGAAGATCGAGCAGATCTGATCGAGAGTCCTCGACGCCTCAAATCGACAACACTGGCTTTCTAGATAAACAAACGAAGAACAGCGTGCATAACAGTTTACGAAACACCGTGGGTAATTGTAACAAAAACGACATGGACCCGTGGAAACCGATCGTTTCTCGAATGAGGTCAGATTTAAAACGTTCAAAGTCGGACTTGCGTCTACGCTGCTCCCTGGCTGTGTCCGAGCAGGAGCGCTTCTTTGACTTTTGCGGATTGGACCTAGATATGGTGGAGAGACTCGGACCGGATAACTTTCTAACGGGGGCCAGTTCAGTGGACACTCTCTCTTTGCTCCTGAGGAGCGTCGGAGGCGGATCAGAACCCAGCGAGTTTTCTCGGCACTCCGGGGAAGGACTTTTTCAGGAGGAGCTCACCGAGCAGATACCCACAGGTGTGTCTATTATCGAGAGAAACGCACGTGTCATTAAGTGGCTCTACGGTTGCAAGAACGCAGCAGTCCAGGAAGGACCCAAAGAGTCCACGGTTTGa